From Haemorhous mexicanus isolate bHaeMex1 chromosome 1, bHaeMex1.pri, whole genome shotgun sequence, one genomic window encodes:
- the ZFPM2 gene encoding zinc finger protein ZFPM2 isoform X2 encodes MDLNNNTLKTKASVPMVLTAGPKWLLDVTWQGVEDHKNNCIVYSKGGQLWCTTTKAISEGEELVAFVVDFDSRLQAASQMTLTEGMYPARLLDSIQLLPQQAAMASILPTAIVNKDIFPCKSCGIWYRSERNLQAHLMYYCSGRQREGPQLSEESEDSAQQISSVCPFPQCTKSFSNARALEMHLNSHSGVKMEEFLPPGASLKCTVCTYTADSVINFHQHLFSHLTQAAFRCNHCHFGFQTQRELLQHQELHVSGNKIQKESDIEHSPSGNEEGLQPATDLLSRNDVPQSQKTMHTKDASSDTELDKCEKKAPLFLPNQRPEAQPATNKQSFSYTKIKSEPSSPRLASSPVQPNIGPSFPMGPFLSQFAFPQDITVVPQASEILAKMSELVHRRLRHGSSNYPPVIYSPLMPKGATCFECNITFNNLDNYLVHKKHYCSSRWQQMAKSPDFSSVPDKMPEAVSPGNGQSSINILNPAPHTSDPENQLLQTSCLNSSNVLDLIGPNNKSHEKDFTAQPKKSSTASNGDEKINGKPSDVKNPNAPLVEGESDPNKTTCEACNITFSRHETYMVHKQYYCATRHDPPLKRSASNKVPAMQRTMRTRKRRKMYEMCLPEQEQRPPLVQQRFLEVANLGNPCTSTQESTEGLGECYHPRCDIFPGIVSKHLETSLSINKCVPVSKCDTAHSTVSCLEMDVPIDLSKKCLPPSERTSTSPKRLLDYHECTVCKISFNKVENYLAHKQNFCPVTAHQRGDLGQLDSKVFQNPESERNSPDVSYERSIIKCEKNGNSKQSSPNGNLFSTHLATLQGLKVFSEAAQLIATKEENKHLFLPQCLYPGAIKKAKGADQLSPYYGIKPSDYISGSLVIHNTDLDQSTNTESESPKGQAPSNGCAVQKKESLPLLPKNRGMVIVNGGLKQEERPAANAQQENISQNPPHEDGHKSPSWISENPLATNENVSPAIPTAEEQLSSIAKGVNGSTQAPTSGKYCRLCDIQFNNLSNFITHKKFYCSSHAAEHVK; translated from the exons GAGGGCAGCTTTGGTGTACCACGACCAAGGCCATCTCAGAGGGCGAAGAGCTGGTTGCCTTTGTTGTGGATTTTGACTCAAGGCTGCAAGCTGCCAGTCAGATGACTCTCACAGAAGGCATGTACCCCGCCCGCCTGCTGGACTCCATACAGCTGCTCCCGCAGCAAGCTGCCATGGCATCTATTTTGCCTACAGCTATTGTGAACA AGGACATATTCCCTTGCAAATCCTGTGGCATTTGGTACCGAAGTGAGCGGAACCTGCAGGCCCATCTCATGTATTACTGCAGTGGGAGGCAGAGAGAGGGGCCACAGCTGTCAGAGGAGAGTGaggacagtgctcagcagaTATCCAGTGTCTGCCCCTTCCCACAGTGCACCAAAAGCTTTTCAAACGCAAGAGCTCTGGAAATGCACCTAAATTCTCACAGTG GAGTGAAAATGGAAGAATTTCTCCCACCCGGTGCTAGTCTGAAATGCACAGTTTGTACTTACACTGCAGATTCAGTGATTAACTTTCATCAGCACCTGTTCTCGCATCTTACTCAAGCTGCCTTTAGATGCAATCACTGCCATTTTGGCTTCCAAACTCAGAGGGAGCTACTGCAGCACCAAGAGTTACATGTCTCTGGcaacaaaatacagaaagaaagtGACATTGAACACTCTCCAAGTGGAAATGAAGAAGGTTTGCAGCCAGCAACGGACCTGTTGAGCAGAAATGATGTTCCCCAGAGCCAAAAGACCATGCACACTAAAGATGCAAGTTCTGATACAGAGCTtgataaatgtgaaaaaaaggCTCCACTTTTCCTTCCAAACCAGAGGCCAGAAGCCCAGCCTGCCACAAATAAGCAGAGTTTTTCATAtaccaaaataaaatctgaacCATCCAGTCCGAGACTTGCTTCATCGCCAGTTCAGCCTAATATTGGCCCTTCTTTCCCAATGGgaccttttctttcccagtttgcttttccccaaGATATCACTGTGGTTCCTCAGGCTTCAGAGATATTAGCCAAAATGTCAGAACTGGTCCATCGGAGGCTGAGGCATGGAAGCAGCAATTATCCACCTGTAATTTACAGTCCTTTGATGCCTAAAGGGGCTACATGTTTTGAATGCAATATAACATTCAATAATTTGGACAACTATTTGGTACACAAAAAGCATTACTGCAGCAGCCGATGGCAGCAGATGGCAAAGTCACCAGATTTTTCCAGTGTTCCAGATAAAATGCCCGAAGCTGTAAGTCCCGGTAATGGTCAGAGCTCTATAAACATCCTGAATCCAGCTCCTCACACATCAGATCCAGAAAATCAACTTCTGCAGACATCTTGCTTAAACTCTTCCAATGTTTTAGATTTGATTGGGCCAAACAATAAAAGTCATGAAAAAGACTTTACTGCCCAGCCTAAGAAGTCGTCAACTGCAAGCAACGGTGATGAGAAGATCAATGGAAAACCTTCTGATGTGAAGAATCCCAATGCTCCCTTAGTAGAGGGGGAGAGTGACCCTAACAAGACCACGTGTGAAGCTTGCAACATTACTTTCAGCAGACATGAGACCTACATGGTCCACAAGCAGTATTACTGTGCCACTCGCCACGATCCCCCGCTGAAGAGGTCCGCTTCCAACAAAGTGCCTGCCATGCAGAGAACGATGCGTACTCGGAAGCGAAGGAAGATGTATGAGATGTGCTTACCAGAGCAAGAGCAGAGGCCACCACTAGTTCAACAGCGATTTCTAGAAGTTGCTAATCTTGGCAATCCTTGTACATCTACTCAAGAGTCAACAGAGGGTCTTGGGGAATGTTACCACCCAAGATGTGATATCTTTCCAGGAATAGTCTCGAAGCATCTGGAAACATCGCTGTCTATTAACAAGTGTGTTCCAGTTTCAAAGTGTGATACTGCCCACTCCACCGTGTCTTGCTTGGAGATGGATGTGCCAATAGATCTCAGTAAAAAATGCTTACCCCCGTCAGAGAGGACGTCCACTTCTCCCAAAAGGCTGCTGGACTACCATGAGTGCACCGTATGCAAGATCAGTTTTAACAAGGTAGAGAACTACCTGGCTCACAAGCAGAAtttttgtcctgtcactgctcatCAGCGTGGTGACCTGGGACAACTCGACAGTAAGGTGTTTCAAAACCCagaaagtgaaagaaacagCCCGGATGTCAGTTATGAGAGAAGCATAatcaaatgtgaaaaaaatggaaactcAAAACAGTCCTCTCCTAATGGAAACTTATTTTCCACACACTTAGCAACACTTCAAGGACTGAAAGTCTTTAGTGAAGCGGCCCAGCTTATTGctacaaaagaagaaaacaaacatttgttTCTTCCACAATGCCTTTACCCTGGAGCAATAAAGAAAGCTAAAGGAGCAGATCAGCTTTCTCCATATTATGGAATAAAGCCAAGTGATTACATTTCTGGTTCTCTCGTCATTCATAATACTGATTTAGATCAAAGCACAAATACAGAAAGTGAATCTCCTAAAGGCCAGGCGCCTTCAAATGGATGTGCTGTGCAGAAGAAAGAATCTCTTCCACTACTGCCGAAAAACCGAGGCATGGTAATAGTTAATGGGGGACTAAAACAGGAGGAAAGACCTGCTGCTAACGCACAGCAAGAGAACATTTCCCAGAATCCTCCTCATGAAGATGGGCACAAGTCTCCTTCTTGGATCTCTGAGAATCCCTTAGCTACAAATGAAAACGTCTCTCCAGCAATTCCTACAGCAGAGGAACAGTTGTCTAGTATAGCTAAAGGTGTGAATGGCTCTACCCAGGCTCCAACCAGTGGAAAGTATTGCCGACTGTGTGACATCCAGTTCAACAATCTCTCAAACTTTATAACTCACAAGAAGTTTTATTGCTCTTCACATGCAGCAGAACATGTCAAATGA